The Cystobacter ferrugineus genome includes a window with the following:
- a CDS encoding DUF7594 domain-containing protein, with protein sequence MGGVAAVALLTHCGTGESGQEAPRGEAPASRVEQAVLSTRTFTPSADAFARSDAPDQNFGSEDTLSVDQSPREEGYLRFNVTGLTGTVTHARLRLYVTDSTTDGPRLYGTRNWDWQDSTLTWSRSPYSTEQMLDDKAALTSGTWADFDVSATVHGNGDYTFILKATSADGVDFASRENSRADRRPQLVLTVDSEPNCLPRVYTKTRTEAAYGDTHVSEAQPTQRFGNESVLLVDSSPTRYESHLFFSNSGIYDLDAWNVKRATVRLYATNGTNNGPRLHATQGGWTWPDYDFDWNTRPTLVGPQLADLGAITANTWVEADVTSAVANKRGAFFFGLQSDSGDGVDFVSSNAAAAERHPQLSVELESGPYCTYRGTAGGRTSFARHYGGAGDERLMALSADSHGGLVAAGRFGDAPFPDGTGFALARYDAAGIALWTRQVTTANVRPQSLTVTPEGNILVVGIYSGSPDLGTGALPVVPSSWTAGTFIAKFSPSGQPVWSHGFVATYFYVPDQELQYWPIQAEAVATDAQGSLIVVGNFHGEVDFGGGVLFAGRNSVYGEDPFPGSFIAKFDWQGQHVWSRATQGAPSEPWAKTRAVSTDAAGNVFVAGRANSGADLGDGQPIAWSAPYLAKYDGATGALQWKRVFQGPSWVFGEVIAVRPLHNGDVAFGANLGGTFGFGGSTYTGGDPSDQGYPENVNGFTGTLSATGGDKALRDLKATRIQSLVAASDDTYTVSGFGTNVDLGGGVVGPDYRVAGSAFVARYTATGAHLWSRSLEQQFTGDYYGPRMLLAPTPGRDVLIGGDFAQPFQHDGVTYTPRGASDLFYLRLTP encoded by the coding sequence ATGGGCGGGGTCGCGGCGGTGGCGTTGTTGACCCACTGCGGTACGGGGGAGAGCGGACAGGAGGCGCCCCGGGGCGAGGCACCCGCCTCGCGGGTGGAGCAGGCAGTGCTCTCGACGCGGACCTTCACGCCGAGCGCGGATGCGTTCGCGCGCTCGGATGCGCCTGATCAGAACTTCGGAAGCGAGGACACGCTGAGCGTGGACCAGTCGCCCCGGGAGGAAGGGTATCTGCGCTTCAACGTCACCGGGCTGACGGGCACGGTGACCCACGCGAGGTTGCGCCTGTACGTCACGGACAGCACCACGGACGGACCACGGCTCTACGGCACGCGCAACTGGGACTGGCAGGACTCGACGCTCACCTGGAGCCGGTCGCCGTACTCCACCGAGCAGATGCTGGACGACAAGGCGGCGCTCACCAGTGGCACCTGGGCGGACTTCGACGTGTCGGCCACGGTGCATGGCAATGGCGACTACACCTTCATCCTGAAGGCCACCTCGGCGGATGGCGTGGACTTCGCCTCTCGAGAGAACAGCCGGGCGGATCGACGGCCCCAGCTCGTGCTCACGGTGGACTCCGAGCCCAACTGCCTGCCGCGCGTCTACACGAAGACCCGTACCGAGGCGGCGTACGGGGACACCCACGTGTCCGAGGCCCAGCCCACCCAGCGCTTCGGCAACGAGTCCGTGCTGCTCGTGGACTCGAGCCCCACGCGGTACGAGTCGCACCTGTTCTTCTCCAACTCGGGCATCTACGACCTCGACGCGTGGAACGTGAAGCGGGCCACGGTGCGGCTGTACGCCACGAACGGCACCAACAATGGCCCGCGGCTCCACGCCACGCAGGGGGGCTGGACCTGGCCAGACTATGACTTCGATTGGAACACCCGGCCGACCCTCGTGGGCCCGCAGTTGGCGGATCTCGGTGCCATCACCGCCAACACCTGGGTGGAGGCGGACGTCACGAGCGCCGTGGCCAATAAACGGGGTGCCTTCTTCTTCGGGCTCCAATCGGATTCGGGTGATGGGGTGGACTTCGTGTCGTCGAACGCGGCGGCGGCCGAGCGGCATCCCCAACTGAGCGTCGAGCTGGAATCGGGCCCCTACTGCACCTACCGGGGCACGGCGGGGGGCCGCACGAGCTTCGCGCGGCACTACGGCGGAGCGGGCGACGAGCGGTTGATGGCGCTGAGCGCCGACTCCCATGGCGGCCTCGTGGCGGCGGGCCGCTTTGGCGACGCTCCCTTCCCGGATGGAACGGGCTTCGCCCTCGCGCGCTACGACGCGGCGGGCATTGCCCTGTGGACCCGGCAGGTGACCACCGCGAACGTCCGCCCCCAGTCGCTCACCGTCACGCCCGAGGGCAACATCCTCGTGGTGGGCATCTACTCCGGCTCGCCCGACCTCGGCACGGGTGCACTGCCCGTGGTGCCCTCGTCGTGGACCGCGGGGACGTTCATCGCGAAGTTCTCTCCCTCCGGCCAGCCCGTGTGGAGCCACGGCTTCGTCGCCACCTACTTCTACGTCCCGGATCAGGAACTCCAGTACTGGCCCATCCAGGCGGAGGCGGTGGCCACCGATGCCCAGGGCAGCCTCATCGTCGTGGGCAACTTCCATGGCGAGGTGGATTTTGGAGGCGGCGTGCTCTTCGCGGGTCGCAACAGCGTCTACGGCGAGGACCCCTTCCCGGGCAGCTTCATCGCGAAGTTCGACTGGCAGGGCCAGCATGTCTGGTCTCGTGCCACGCAGGGGGCTCCTTCCGAGCCCTGGGCGAAGACCCGGGCGGTGAGCACCGACGCGGCGGGGAATGTCTTCGTGGCGGGCCGGGCCAACTCCGGCGCGGACCTCGGTGATGGGCAGCCGATCGCATGGAGCGCGCCCTACCTCGCGAAGTACGACGGCGCCACGGGCGCTCTCCAGTGGAAGCGGGTGTTCCAGGGCCCCTCCTGGGTCTTCGGCGAGGTCATCGCCGTCCGGCCGCTGCACAATGGCGACGTGGCCTTCGGCGCCAACCTGGGCGGCACCTTCGGCTTCGGGGGAAGCACGTATACCGGAGGCGATCCGTCGGATCAGGGCTACCCGGAGAACGTCAATGGCTTCACGGGCACGCTGAGCGCCACGGGCGGCGACAAGGCCCTGCGCGACCTCAAGGCGACCCGGATCCAGAGCCTCGTCGCGGCGAGCGATGACACCTACACGGTCTCGGGTTTTGGCACCAATGTCGACCTGGGCGGCGGTGTGGTGGGCCCGGACTACCGCGTCGCGGGCTCGGCCTTCGTGGCGCGCTATACCGCGACGGGCGCGCACCTCTGGTCCCGCTCGCTCGAGCAGCAGTTCACGGGGGACTACTACGGGCCCCGGATGCTGCTGGCTCCGACGCCCGGAAGAGACGTGCTGATCGGCGGCGACTTCGCCCAGCCCTTCCAGCATGACGGGGTGACGTACACGCCGCGCGGAGCCTCCGACCTCTTCTACCTGCGGCTCACTCCCTAG